The proteins below come from a single Garra rufa chromosome 25, GarRuf1.0, whole genome shotgun sequence genomic window:
- the LOC141301499 gene encoding uncharacterized protein has protein sequence MDMIDPPGVQRVVVEHVVRTSDVTAQHTTLRLRSFSGKIPRPPNEPDFETWRANVRFLLDDPSVSDLSRTRRILDSLLPPAADVIKHVSPQSSPSVYLELLESVYGSVEDGEELLAKFMTMLQNQGEKPSSYLHRLQVMLSAAVRRGGIAESERDRCLLKQFCRGCWDNGLIANLQLERRKINPPSFAELVVSVRTEEDRQASKEDRMRSYFGVAKQGLASSKPRAATHQLSAHSPDAIVGAVTETDSMRKQISEIHAQLASMQPLTHQKCQPTCSKAMEVTSLKKELTELRAQIQAVEAAVSQQVPNRNSEVEEIVELTRLVAELKAQLTVSESQKHPSGRTSEFRSPSAMSQPKQTRHEESKSVGSGGLTLARPRPGYCFRCGEDAERETSSVGPEKPRCVPTVKLQTVSVAGLTETEARPTCPNKPERVFNKCCDTVKQEKLPRGLVGLKCTAQLFVEGTPVNCLLDTGSQVTTIPLSFYQDHLSSHPLKSLESLLEVEGANGQSVPYLGYVELTLTFPKEFLGVKAEVHTLALVVPDLIHVPQVLVGTNSLDALYANHAQENPENLSPAFNGYRAVLKILDVRHKQMNTEVLGCVMLAGTASKVVSAGSVAVLDGVVHLSSCPTENFTTLEQPVMSSMPGGLLVASGLYTLPAKRSFSLPVLVRNDTQHDIAVPPKAVIAEMHAIQCAIETKPGHDVSQTQTNSDSLQIKFDFGNSPLPAEWKSRISAVLNTMSEVFALHDMDYGHTDKVKHRIRLSDETPFKHRPRPIHPQDVDAVRKHLQDLLAAGIIRESESPFASPIVVVRKKNNSVRLCIDFRKLNSQTIKDAYALPNLEEVFSVLTGSKWFSVLDLKSGYYQIEMEETDKHKTAFVCPQGFWEFNRMPQGITNAPSSFQRLMERCMGDLNRKKVLVFIDDLIVFSETLEEHEHRLVQVLTRLKEYGLKLSPEKCKFFQTSVRYLGHIVSEYGVETDPDKIEAIKTWPRPQTLKELKSFLGFAGYYRRFVQDFSKIVKPLNNLTAGYPPLRKGRKSKDTNRQYYDPKGKLGDRWDVSCQEAFETIVEKLTTAPVLGYADSRLPYILHTDASTVGLGAALYQEQDGQLRVLAYASRGLNKSEARYPAHKLEFLALKWAITTKFSDYLYGTEFTVVTDSNPLTYILTSAKLDSTSYRWLSGLSTYNFKIQYRAGAQNQDADGLSRRPNGQLMNDLESQKEQERIKQFTLNHLAEVDKHSPVILPEAVKAVCEKHQVSQSQDGHCPVWMTLAESLTMNADALPQEFREEFEHGLPVVPYLSEEDLVNRQRADPELKEVLEYLESGEKPLSRKNLSPTMSMWMRQWNKLEVKNGVLYRKRMDQGRELSQLVLPEDLREMVLTSLHDDMGHLGLERTLDLLRSRFYWPKMADAVERKVKTCERCIRRKSPPQKAAPLVNIKTSRPLELVCMDYLTVEPDNSNTKDILVITDHFTRYAIAVPTKDQKARTVARCLWDHFLLHYGFPEKLHSDQGPDFESRTIQELCKVAGIRKVRTTPYHPRGNPVERFNRTLLQMLGTLENDKKAHWKEFVKPLVHAYNCTKNDATGYSPYEMMFGRQPRLPVDLAFGLPVSDSSHSHSQYVKSLKDRLEESYRLASRNALKVAGRNKRRFDRNVVASVLDVGDRVLVRNVRLRGKHKIADRWEPNVYVVLKKNSGIPVYTVCPEGKEGPMRTLHRDLLLPCGFLPNTEFSDSAQQKEHRRPRTRAQSRIENAAEEETVHSQSESDSESVHFDVPGESLEFTTKVILEGRPTHHSESSLVTRNLPEVVSESPPSVVLDRLRESAPAERNLTSIGVERNSPEMCHGEPDASGVEPEKNREDELVQVISEQECNDSSEVPDESFEVVNEVGPDAHVENTHPPSPSVRHFPDIPTVADEAGDMEPRRSKRQSRPPDKLQYARLGNPLISVIQSLLQGLSSALSESVDEHDHIAYNNTGPSVDSPV, from the exons ATGGATATGATAGATCCTCCAGGTGTGCAGAGAGTTGTGGTTGAGCATGTCGTGAGAACAAGTGATGTGACAGCCCAGCATACCACTTTGCGTCTAAGATCTTTCTCAGGGAAAATTCCACGTCCACCAAATGAGCCAGACTTTGAAACATGGAGAGCAAATGTGAGATTCCTTCTGGATGATCCATCTGTTTCGGACTTGTCTCGTACAAGAAGAATCCTAGACAGCTTACTTCCACCTGCTGCTGACGTAATCAAACATGTTAGCCCACAGTCATCACCCTCTGTGTATTTAGAGTTGCTAGAATCAGTGTATGGATCAGTGGAGGATGGAGAAGAGTTGCTGGCGAAGTTCATGACGATGCTGCAGAATCAGGGAGAAAAGCCTTCCAGCTACCTGCATCGATTACAAGTGATGTTGAGTGCAGCAGTAAGGAGGGGTGGTATTGCAGAGAGTGAGCGTGATCGCTGTTTGTTAAAGCAGTTCTGCCGTGGGTGCTGGGATAATGGCTTAATTGCCAATCTTCAGCTAGAAAGAAGAAAGATTAACCCACCATCATTTGCGGAACTAGTAGTGTCTGTCAGAACAGAAGAAGACAGACAAGCTTCAAAAGAGGATCGGATGAGAAGTTATTTTGGGGTGGCTAAACAAGGTCTAGCTTCTTCCAAGCCACGAGCTGCCACTCATCAGTTGTCCGCTCACTCACCTGATGCAATCGTTGGAGCAGTCACTGAAACAGATTCCATGAGAAAGCAAATCTCAGAAATTCATGCCCAACTTGCCTCTATGCAACCACTGACTCACCAGAAGTGCCAGCCCACTTGTTCCAAAGCTATGGAGGTGACTTCACTAAAAAAAGAACTGACTGAACTGCGAGCTCAGATTCAAGCTGTGGAAGCTGCAGTTTCTCAGCAGGTTCCAAACAGAAACTCAGAGGTTGAGGAAATTGTTGAACTTACAAGACTTGTTGCAGAGTTAAAAGCCCAATTAACTGTCTCAGAATCACAGAAACATCCGTCAGGGAGAACATCTGAGTTCAGGAGTCCTTCTGCAATGTCACAGCCCAAGCAAACTAGACATGAAGAAAGTAAATCAGTCGGAAGTGGTGGATTGACTTTAGCTCGACCTCGTCCAGGCTACTGCTTTCGATGTGGAGAGGACG CTGAGAGAGAAACAAGCTCAGTGGGACCTGAAAAACCGAGGTGCGTCCCCACGGTTAAACTACAAACAGTCTCTGTAGCAGGGCTTACAGAAACTGAAGCAAGACCCACATGCCCTAACAAGCCTGAAAGAGTGTTTAACAAATGTTGTGATACAGTGAAGCAGGAAAAATTACCAAGAGGATTGGTTGGCCTGAAATGTACTGCCCAGCTGTTTGTTGAAGGAACTCCTGTGAATTGTTTGCTAGATACAGGTTCCCAGGTAACCACCATTCCACTTTCCTTTTATCAAGATCATCTCTCAAGTCACCCTCTGAAGTCGTTGGAGTCTTTACTGGAAGTAGAAGGAGCAAATGGGCAGTCAGTTCCCTACTTGGGCTATGTAGAACTCACTCTGACATTCCCCAAGGAATTCTTAGGAGTAAAAGCGGAAGTTCACACTTTAGCCCTAGTGGTCCCTGATTTGATACACGTTCCCCAAGTTCTTGTGGGAACCAACTCCCTCGATGCTCTTTATGCTAACCATGCTCAAGAAAACCCAGAGAACCTCAGTCCAGCTTTTAATGGGTATCGAGCGGTCCTAAAAATTCTGGATGTGAGACACAAACAGATGAACACTGAAGTCCTGGGATGTGTAATGTTGGCAGGAACTGCTTCTAAAGTTGTCTCAGCAGGAAGTGTAGCTGTTCTTGATGGAGTTGTTCATTTAAGTAGTTGTCCTACAGAAAACTTCACAACTTTAGAACAGCCAGTAATGTCGTCTATGCCAGGCGGATTATTGGTAGCCAGTGGTCTTTACACTTTGCCTGCTAAGCGCTCCTTTAGTTTACCTGTATTGGTGAGGAATGACACGCAGCATGACATAGCTGTCCCACCAAAAGCTGTGATTGCTGAAATGCATGCTATTCAGTGTGCAATTGAGACAAAGCCAGGACATGATGTTTCTCAGACTCAAACAAACTCTGACAGCTTGCAGATAAAGTTTGATTTTGGAAATTCCCCATTACCAGCAGAGTGGAAGAGCCGAATATCAGCTGTGTTGAACACAATGTCTGAGGTGTTTGCTTTACATGACATGGACTATGGGCACACGGATAAAGTAAAGCATCGCATCAGACTTAGTGATGAAACTCCCTTTAAACATCGCCCAAGGCCTATTCACCCACAGGACGTCGATGCTGTTCGCAAACACTTACAAGATCTGTTGGCTGCTGGAATTATTCGTGAATCTGAGTCCCCATTTGCGTCCCCTATAGTGGTAGTGAGGAAGAAGAATAATTCAGTGCGCCTGTGCATCGACTTCAGGAAACTTAATTCACAAACTATAAAGGACGCCTATGCGCTTCCCAATCTGGAGGaggtgttttctgttttaactgGTTCGAAATGGTTCTCCGTCTTAGATCTGAAGTCGGGATACTACCAGATCGAGATGGAGGAAACGGATAAACACAAGACAGCTTTTGTATGCCCccaaggattctgggagtttaataGAATGCCACAAGGGATTACAAATGCTCCCAGTTCCTTTCAAAGGCTCATGGAGCGCTGTATGGGCGATCTGAACCGAAAAAAGGTGCTAGTTTTCATAGACGACCTTATAGTTTTTTCAGAAACCCTTGAAGAGCACGAACACCGACTAGTGCAGGTCCTCACACGTCTAAAAGAATATGGCTTGAAACTTTCGcctgaaaaatgtaaattttttcagACATCAGTGCGATATTTGGGGCATATTGTTTCTGAGTATGGCGTGGAAACGGACCCAGACAAAATTGAGGCCATTAAAACCTGGCCAAGGCCACAGACTCTTAAAGAGCTGAAATCATTCTTGGGATTTGCCGGATATTACAGGAGGTTTGTTCAGGACTTCTCGAAAATAGTTAAGCCTCTCAACAACCTCACGGCAGGATATCCCCCACTTCGGAAGGGAAGAAAGAGTAAGGACACAAACCGACAATACTACGATCCAAAAGGGAAGCTGGGAGACAGATGGGATGTTTCTTGTCAGGAGGCGTTTGAAACAATTGTGGAGAAATTAACAACTGCTCCGGTTTTGGGATACGCTGACTCTAGATTGCCCTATATATTACATACGGACGCCAGCACTGTCGGCTTAGGCGCCGCATTGTATCAGGAACAGGACGGGCAGTTGAGGGTTCTTGCTTATGCTAGTCGTGGATTAAATAAGAGTGAAGCCCGATACCCGGCTCATAAGCTTGAGTTTTTGGCCCTCAAGTGGGCTATTACCACGAAGTTCAGCGACTATTTGTACGGGACTGAATTTACTGTTGTAACTGACAGTAATCCCTTAACTTATATCCTAACTTCTGCCAAATTGGACTCAACCAGTTATAGATGGCTGTCTGGGTTATCAACGTACAATTTCAAGATCCAATATAGAGCAGGAGCCCAAAACCAGGATGCTGATGGGTTGTCCAGGCGCCCAAACGGTCAGCTGATGAATGATCTAGAGTCCCAAAAAGAACAGGAGAGAATAAAGCAATTCACTCTGAACCATCTAGCTGAAGTTGACAAACATTCGCCTGTGATCCTGCCAGAAGCAGTAAAGGCTGTGTGTGAGAAACATCAGGTTAGCCAGTCACAGGATGGACATTGTCCTGTTTGGATGACATTAGCAGAATCCTTGACGATGAATGCGGATGCATTACCTCAAGAATTCCGAGAAGAATTTGAACATGGCCTACCTGTGGTCCCTTACCTCTCTGAGGAAGATTTAGTAAACCGGCAACGAGCAGATCCCGAGTTGAAGGAAGTCCTGGAGTACCTAGAGTCTGGTGAAAAACCTCTTAGTAGGAAGAACCTGTCACCTACAATGTCTATGTGGATGAGACAGTGGAATAAACTTGAAGTGAAGAATGGAGTATTATATCGGAAAAGAATGGATCAAGGTAGAGAGTTGAGCCAACTTGTGTTACCCGAGGATCTTCGAGAGATGGTACTTACCAGTTTACATGACGACATGGGTCATTTAGGTCTGGAGCGAACTCTTGACCTCCTCCGTTCCAGGTTCTATTGGCCTAAAATGGCTGATGCTGTGGAGAGAAAAGTAAAAACCTGTGAACGTTGCATTCGGAGAAAATCTCCACCACAGAAAGCAGCTCCATTAGTGAACATAAAGACCAGCAGACCTCTGGAGCTGGTCTGTATGGACTACTTAACAGTAGAGCCAGACAATAGCAATACGAAGGATATATTGGTCATTACAGATCATTTTACAAGATATGCTATTGCAGTACCTACCAAGGACCAGAAGGCTCGAACAGTGGCCAGATGTCTCTGGGACCATTTCTTACTACACTACGGCTTCCCAGAAAAATTGCATAGTGATCAGGGCCCAGATTTCGAATCACGGACCATTCAAGAACTGTGCAAAGTCGCGGGTATCCGTAAGGTGAGAACGACGCCCTATCATCCGAGAGGGAACCCAGTAGAGAGGTTTAACAGGACCTTGCTGCAAATGCTGGGAACCCTGGAGAATGACAAGAAAGCCCACTGGAAGGAATTTGTTAAACCGCTTGTGCATGCTTACAATTGCACAAAAAATGATGCGACGGGGTACTCACCTTACGAAATGATGTTTGGCCGACAGCCTCGGTTACCCGTGGATCTCGCGTTTGGACTTCCAGTCAGTGACTCCTCTCATTCTCACTCGCAGTATGTAAAATCTCTCAAGGACCGGCTAGAGGAGAGCTACCGCCTTGCCAGTCGCAACGCTTTGAAGGTGGCTGGAAGAAATAAGAGGAGGTTTGATAGGAATGTAGTTGCCTCTGTTCTGGATGTAGGTGATCGAGTCCTAGTAAGGAATGTCCGGCTAAGAGGAAAACACAAAATAGCGGACAGATGGGAACCTAACGTCTATGTTGTGTTAAAGAAAAACAGTGGTATCCCAGTCTACACGGTTTGCCCGGAAGGAAAGGAAGGTCCGATGCGTACTTTGCATCGTGATTTGCTTTTGCCCTGTGGGTTTTTACCCAACACTGAGTTTTCAGATTCTGCCCAGCAGAAAGAACATCGTAGGCCAAGAACCCGAGCTCAGTCCAGAATTGAAAATGCTGCTGAAGAAGAGACTGTGCATTCTCAGTCTGAATCAGACAGTGAATCTGTTCACTTTGATGTACCTGGAGAGTCATTAGAGTTCACTACTAAAGTTATTCTGGAAGGGAGACCTACTCACCATTCAGAGAGTTCATTGGTTACAAGGAACTTACCTGAAGTTGTGTCCGAGAGTCCGCCATCTGTTGTCCTGGATCGGTTAAGGGAATCTGCACCTGCTGAAAGAAACTTAACCAGTATTGGGGTAGAGAGAAACTCACCTGAGATGTGTCATGGAGAACCGGATGCCTCTGGAGTTGAGCCTGAAAAGAATAGAGAAGATGAATTAGTACAAGTAATCTCAGAGCAAGAATGTAATGACTCAAGCGAGGTACCAGATGAGTCCTTTGAAGTGGTGAATGAAGTTGGACCTGATGCACATGTAGAGAACACCCATCCTCCATCACCCTCTGTCAGACATTTTCCAGACATTCCAACGGTGGCAGATGAGGCAGGGGATATGGAACCAAGACGCTCAAAAAGACAGAGTAGACCACCAGACAAGCTGCAGTATGCACGGTTGGGAAATCCATTGATTTCAGTCATTCAGTCTTTGTTGCAAGGCTTGAGCTCTGCACTATCAGAATCAGTAGATGAACATGATCATATTGCATATAACAATACTGGACCCAGTGTAGATTCACCTGTGTGA